One segment of Babesia bigemina genome assembly Bbig001, chromosome : II DNA contains the following:
- a CDS encoding DnaK family domain containing protein, putative, protein MVAQAILRPTGRLTPVGFGMALLLLLFALIYRAEAQHATIGVDWGEEYVEVAIAFRGHKPDILLNDTGSRKFVNAVYLDDKTRFFDQKAAANVVKNPSKTVHKSAHILGLPVSVDGAQEVTPVPKEQVLGIFNDKGFVFDWDYAPYEFGADGAGQLYLKITKEGMVKVEEVAGHFFDYIKGIVTNKLVASKVIEAAETDISIMAVVTIPCNYTQHQRKAIIFAAESAGITVAGLVHGITAASIVRAFEQEPGTKKVLFYDLGSSGANVGVVEINVPEKDRKKSKGISDTQITMLSCVTLQGVGGRHHDVALAQHLRAIFEKKTKIELMPQHPNALQKLLKAANKAKIALTISGATNVAIDGLIRNVDFTSETVTRQTFTELISGSIAQLENPVKRALELAGDLKLEELDGVELVGGSWRVPAVQEKLTEILKPHPLGFHLNAEEAMAMGAGYLAAVHNRFFKMKSANVAENSLHLYAIRIFSIDSTHPDAMEKSSPLFKPDSKLQGSKSVVFKTNLDFQLDLTENGDLITTYRITGITEVMSKEENKGKVAQITMVFGANATGVIELSRKSAVIVEVAADDASNASQPAAEGTAEEAGERAANAEQAKEAQESKEHDKADSAKEEQAAEPESKESSDAEQTTESGSEDQGNRENKKSDDKAEAGKEADGKAEDKKPAAPAAFELHTEVINRHSSFAPEKVEEAIAGIKARNQRDMDIARLSERKNSLESLIYKYKSAARKTEFQEACDEATLATINALLKEYEDWFDEDSYDATLEQFEERISKLEEVSTPVYQRWSDNEARPTLIASTNKSIAKLMQKFDELLEKKPYIAEESEMVDRFKSVQTWWEEVQKQQEALKPSEEPAFTAASIKVRMEIAKQVLASLQKVPKPKPAAEEKTPEEAKEAEPTAEEGAQSPEEEQPADEKEEPEQTPTDEL, encoded by the coding sequence ATGGTAGCGCAAGCTATCCTCCGGCCAACAGGCCGTCTCACGCCGGTAGGCTTCGGAATGGCGCTCCTACTCCTCTTGTTTGCATTAATCTACCGTGCTGAGGCGCAGCACGCCACGATCGGCGTCGACTGGGGTGAGGAGTACGTTGAGGTGGCCATCGCTTTCCGCGGCCATAAACCGGATATTCTGCTCAACGACACTGGCAGCAGGAAATTCGTCAATGCAGTATACCTGGACGACAAGACGCGGTTCTTCGACCAGAAGGCTGCGGCGAACGTTGTCAAGAATCCGAGCAAAACCGTGCACAAGTCGGCGCACATCCTGGGTCTGCCGGTGAGCGTGGACGGGGCACAGGAGGTAACTCCCGTCCCCAAGGAACAGGTCCTCGGCATCTTCAACGACAAAGGATTCGTTTTCGACTGGGACTACGCCCCGTATGAGTTCGGCGCGGATGGTGCCGGACAGCTGTACCTCAAAATCACCAAAGAGGGCATGGTCAAGGTTGAAGAAGTGGCGGGACACTTTTTCGACTACATCAAAGGGATCGTCACTAACAAACTGGTGGCATCCAAGGTCATCGAAGCGGCAGAGAccgacatatcaatcatgGCGGTGGTGACCATTCCGTGCAACTACACGCAACACCAGCGGAAGGCCATCATTTTCGCCGCTGAGAGCGCCGGGATAACGGTGGCAGGCTTGGTGCACGGAATAACCGCCGCGTCTATCGTCCGAGCGTTCGAGCAGGAACCGGGGACGAAGAAGGTGCTGTTCTACGACCTGGGCAGCTCCGGCGCCAACGTCGGTGTCGTCGAAATCAATGTGCCAGAGAAAGACCGCAAGAAGTCGAAAGGCATATCTGACACCCAGATCACAATGTTGTCCTGTGTGACACTGCAGGGCGTGGGCGGCAGGCATCACGATGTGGCGCTGGCACAGCACCTGCGTGCCATTTTTGAAAAGAAAACCAAGATCGAGCTCATGCCACAACACCCGAACGCGCTGCAGAAGTTGTTGAAAGCCGCTAACAAGGCCAAAATTGCACTCACGATATCTGGCGCCACAAACGTAGCCATAGACGGACTCATCAGGAATGTAGACTTCACAAGTGAAACGGTTACGAGGCAGACATTCACCGAGCTCATCAGCGGCTCCATAGCCCAACTCGAGAACCCCGTCAAAAGGGCGTTGGAGTTGGCCGGCGATTTGAAACTGGAGGAGCTGGATGGCGTGGAGCTGGTTGGAGGCAGCTGGAGGGTGCCGGCGGTCCAGGAGAAGCTGACCGAGATCCTCAAGCCACACCCACTCGGCTTCCACCTCAACGCAGAGGAGGCAATGGCGATGGGAGCGGGTTACCTCGCCGCGGTACACAACCGTTTCTTCAAAATGAAAAGCGCGAACGTGGCGGAAAACAGCCTGCACCTATACGCCATCAGGATCTTCTCCATCGACTCCACGCACCCGGACGCCATGGAGAAGAGCTCCCCGCTCTTCAAACCAGACAGCAAACTGCAGGGCTCTAAAAGTGTCGTTTTCAAGACCAATCTCGACTTCCAGCTGGACCTGACGGAGAACGGCGACCTCATTACCACCTATCGCATCACTGGCATTACTGAGGTAATGAGCAAGGAGGAAAACAAGGGCAAGGTCGCCCAAATCACGATGGTGTTTGGCGCCAATGCCACAGGAGTCATTGAGCTCTCAAGGAAaagcgcagtcattgtcGAGGTTGCCGCCGATGACGCAAGCAACGCCAGCCAGCCAGCTGCAGAGGGAACCGCCGAAGAAGCCGGCGAGCGCGCTGCCAATGCCGAACAGGCAAAAGAAGCCCAGGAATCCAAAGAACATGATAAAGCGGATTCTGCAAAGGAGGAACAGGCTGCGGAACCGGAGAGCAAGGAATCAAGCGACGCTGAGCAGACTACGGAATCCGGTAGCGAAGATCAGGGTAACCGGGAAAACAAAAAATCCGACGACAAAGCAGAAGCAGGCAAGGAAGCTGACGGCAAAGCGGAGGACAAGAAGCCTGCAGCGCCCGCGGCGTTCGAGCTCCATACTGAGGTAATCAACAGACACAGCTCCTTCGCCCCGGAGAAGGTCGAGGAAGCGATTGCGGGAATCAAGGCCCGCAACCAACGCGATATGGACATTGCGAGGCTGTCGGAAAGGAAGAACTCGCTGGAGTCGCTCATTTACAAGTACAAGAGCGCGGCGAGGAAGACGGAGTTCCAGGAGGCGTGCGATGAGGCGACCCTGGCCACCATCAACGCGCTGCTGAAGGAATACGAGGATTGGTTTGACGAGGATTCGTACGATGCCACCCTGGAGCAGTTCGAGGAGCGCATTTCCAAACTCGAGGAGGTATCCACGCCCGTGTACCAGAGGTGGTCGGACAACGAGGCCCGCCCCACGCTCATCGCATCCACCAACAAGTCCATAGCGAAGCTGATGCAGAAGttcgacgagctgctggagaaaAAACCGTACATCGCCGAGGAGAGCGAGATGGTCGACAGGTTCAAGAGCGTGCAGACGTGGTGGGAGGAGGTCCAAAAGCAACAGGAGGCCCTGAAACCCAGCGAGGAGCCCGCGTTCACCGCAGCGTCGATCAAGGTGCGCATGGAGATCGCGAAGCAGGTGCTGGCGTCGCTCCAGAAGGTGCCGAAGCCCAAGCCGGCCGCGGAGGAGAAAACGCCAGAGGAGGCCAAGGAGGCGGAGCCGACGGCGGAAGAGGGCGCGCAATCACCCGAGGAGGAGCAGCCCGCGGACGAAAAGGAAGAACCAGAACAGACGCCAACCGACGAGCTGTAG
- a CDS encoding FHA domain containing protein, putative: MLRVCTRTWTRDSHDLFDYETQDPKQLAERHFAASNSFRLLRTESTVSPVTALSQTDATNGERERDHLLSVFCRRPGEYTLAPAERVPGQSLIPQRLWLVVRALPNKRYALQEHDVIKLGRYRLRVKKIVPKNALAGFDVSTLLDFPVPELELPVPDGSMMQCRICLSESTDDDKLLCPCECKGSIKYVHAECMRRWIHLRAMKDSKESDQPLKAALLCESTCELCKARLPPFVRVKGELIPLVMMPNMSCPFILLENVTPHANKGMHFISVQDSDFVRLGRGHDASVRIADVSISRNHATILYENDTFYLEDHDSKFGTLVALRRPTPITASETVAVQVGRSLIELTVDPTIKFAAGCVDIPPVLGSFNFCNMMSLPVVMSESATPVVSMMETTPVGSTPQNTDESMGTTGDVYSQEFMMHFGGSSPMSREGGESVHTLSSGRRSSPVFLPETNQEMPSEEASTLQSSFDLDSLFGRQQWDSMYGEDTNSHMMYGSHVEEPCPGSTNDGIAYLRLILNTPSRNHILRNLRYHNRTNPQNRIIQQTEAPCFPSQNQGVGFPVTQMEEPSANACFLPDNAFMNLDGAREASGSDTSTSALDGNHSNSSQVTENVHNVAQWMPLGPGSGAQMHQPK, encoded by the coding sequence ATGCTGCGCGTCTGCACGCGAACGTGGACGCGCGACAGCCATGATCTGTTCGACTACGAGACACAGGACCCGAAGCAGCTAGCGGAGCGCCACTTCGCTGCATCCAACAGCTTCCGACTTCTGCGTACTGAGTCCACGGTCTCGCCAGTGACTGCGCTGTCCCAGACAGATGCGACCAACGGCGAGCGAGAGCGCGACCATCTGCTCAGCGTCTTCTGCCGTCGCCCCGGTGAGTACACATTGGCCCCTGCGGAACGAGTGCCGGGGCAATCGCTCATCCCACAGCGCCTGTGGCTGGTAGTGCGCGCGTTGCCGAACAAGAGGTATGCATTGCAAGAGCACGACGTCATCAAGCTGGGTCGCTATCGTCTGCGCGTCAAGAAGATCGTGCCCAAGAATGCGTTGGCAGGGTTCGACGTGTCCACCCTGCTGGACTTCCCCGTGCCGGAGCTGGAGCTGCCTGTGCCCGATGGCAGCATGATGCAGTGCCGTATCTGTCTGTCGGAGAGCACGGACGACGACAAGTTGCTATGCCCGTGTGAGTGCAAGGGTTCCATCAAGTACGTCCACGCGGAGTGCATGCGCCGATGGATACACCTCCGTGCCATGAAGGACAGCAAGGAGAGTGATCAACCGCTAAAAGCCGCGCTGTTGTGTGAGTCCACTTGTGAATTGTGCAAGGCTCGTCTTCCCCCATTTGTTCGTGTCAAGGGCGAGCTCATTCCTCTGGTGATGATGCCGAACATGTCGTGCCCCTTCATACTTCTCGAAAACGTGACGCCGCACGCCAACAAGGGCATGCATTTCATCAGCGTTCAAGATTCCGACTTCGTTCGCCTCGGCCGCGGCCACGACGCCTCGGTGCGCATCGCGGACGTCTCGATATCGCGCAACCATGCGACCATCCTGTACGAGAATGACACCTTTTACCTCGAGGACCACGACTCCAAGTTCGGGACCTTGGTGGCTCTGCGTCGCCCTACGCCGATCACGGCGTCGGAGACCGTGGCCGTCCAGGTTGGCCGCAGCCTGATCGAGTTGACGGTGGACCCCACCATCAAGTTCGCGGCCGGCTGCGTCGACATCCCGCCTGTGCTGGGCAGCTTcaacttctgcaacatgaTGAGCCTACCAGTCGTCATGAGCGAGTCCGCCACCCCTGTGGTCTCGATGATGGAAACAACTCCCGTCGGGTCCACGCCGCAGAACACGGACGAGTCCATGGGCACCACGGGCGACGTGTACAGCCAGGAGTTTATGATGCACTTCGGAGGCAGCAGCCCCATGAGCAGAGAGGGCGGCGAGTCGGTACACACCTTATCGTCAGGTCGTCGCAGCAGCCCCGTCTTCCTTCCCGAGACGAACCAGGAGATGCCGTCGGAGGAGGCATCCACTCTGCAGAGCTCGTTTGACCTCGATTCCTTGTTCGGAAGGCAGCAGTGGGACTCCATGTACGGGGAGGACACCAATTCGCACATGATGTACGGCTCGCACGTCGAGGAGCCGTGTCCCGGGTCGACCAACGACGGCATCGCCTACCTACGGCTCATCCTGAACACCCCCTCGAGGAACCACATTCTGCGCAACTTGCGCTACCACAATCGGACGAACCCACAAAATCGCATCATCCAACAGACGGAAGCGCCGTGCTTCCCGtcgcagaaccagggcgTGGGTTTCCCGGTGACCCAGATGGAGGAACCCAGCGCCAACGCGTGCTTCCTGCCGGACAACGCCTTCATGAACCTGGACGGTGCGCGTGAGGCCTCTGGGAGCGACACCAGCACCAGCGCATTGGACGGCAACCACTCGAACTCCTCCCAGGTCACGGAGAACGTGCACAACGTGGCGCAGTGGATGCCACTTGGGCCCGGGTCCGGCGCCCAGATGCATCAGCCAAAATGA
- a CDS encoding aspartate transcarbamoylase, putative, giving the protein MSRTNAGIAGVTGVGVFGAAVLYASTQYPSFRRQLVRLGICDADPLADTLEPLLRWVAMGMRRIDIVSVDDLSNRQLTCIMELAGYFKEKVSQKQSCELLQNKIMVTLFHEASTRTRCSFEAAMLRLGGKVVSVTDPTTSSAAKGETIEDSVRVLSSYADVLVLRHPEKGCMERVRSHVKVPLINAGDGSGEHPSQALLDLYTISTFFPILQRNKSHTPFTICFVGDLKNGRAAHSLAKLLSRFNVVMRYVAPPQLQMPTQIQREVENNFAKYEIPDLPFPRQTSFSDIEDGCEGTDVIYVTRLQKERMNSEDAMKLRGSYSVQKSLIAKLPPHVKIMHPLPRVDELPRDIDADGRAVYFEQAENGLYVRMAMLYLILNAS; this is encoded by the exons ATGTCGCGAACGAACGCAGGCATCGCCGGAGTAACGGGCGTTGGGGTGTTTGGTGCTGCCGTGCTATACGCGTCCACGCAGTATCCCTCCTTCAGGAGGCAGCTCGTCCGGTTGGGGATATGCGACGCTGATCCCCTCGCCGACACTCTGGAACCGCTTCTGAGGTGGGTCGCAATGGGAATGCGACGCATAGACATCGTCTCTGTGGATGACCTGTCGAATCGGCAGCTCACGTGCATCATGGAGCTCGCTGGGTATTTCAAGGAAAAGGTATCGCAAAAGCAGAGCtgcgagctgctgcagaacaaGATCATGGTCACGCTTTTCCATGAAGCCAGCACACGTACGAGGTGTTCATTCGAGGCGGCGATGCTCAGACTCGGCGGGAAGGTCGTTTCAGTCACTGATCCTACCACCTCGTCGGCTGCCAAGGGCGAAACCATCGAGGATTCAGTAAGGGTGCTGTCCTCCTACGCCGATGTTTTGGTCCTGCGCCACCCCGAAAAAGGCTGCATGGAGAGAGtgcgtagccatgtcaagGTCCCGCTGATCAACGCAggcgacggcagcggtgagcaCCCCAGCCAAGCACTGCTCGACCTCTACACCATATCGACATTCTTCCCGATTCTCCAACGAAACAAGTCCCATACGCCTTTCACGATATGCTTCGTGGGTGACTTGAAGAACGGCAGGGCCGCGCATTCGTTGGCGAAGCTGCTGAGTCGGTTCAACGTCGTCATGCGTTACGTGGCGccaccgcagctgcagatgCCGACGCAGATACAGAGGGAGGTGGAAAACAACTTTGCCAAATAT GAAATCCCGGACCTGCCATTCCCCAGACAAACGAGCTTCAGCGACATAGAGGACGGGTGCGAAGGCACAGACGTCATCTACGTCACGCGGCTGCAAAAGGAACGAATGAACAGCGAAGACGCTATGAAACTGAGGGGGTCATACAGCGTACAAAAGTCGCTAATCGCAAAGCTGCCACCGCACGTCAAGATAATGCATCCGCTTCCCAGGGTTGACGAACTCCCGCGCGATATCGACGCCGACGGAAGGGCGGTCTATTTCGAGCAGGCCGAAAACGGGCTCTACGTCAGGATGGCCATGCTGTACCTCATCCTGAACGCCTCCTAA
- a CDS encoding thioredoxin, putative: MVALCGTRSVVLLGSALLLSSTYISEGSAFFFGGEQKKEPRRLPPNVRIYNKSNGASFDEMIENNKKDGGILIVDFFAEWCRPCRQFKATLTDVAERYLRDNLLILQVDIEQEEDLAATHKVSMLPTMIIFKGGEPVKRMSGAAGFEDMVQLIDEVKNMGKEATEAVSEPAKQQKTEEVIEKTETQQTEAEMQSIEEVIEKTETQQTEAKKAPKVKTAKGPKPGKKGQHGKKTKNVKKQNK, from the exons ATGGTGGCTTTGTGCGGCACGCGTAGCGTTGTGCTCTTGGGCTCTGCTCTCTTGCTGTCCTCCACCTACATCTCGGAAGGTAGCGCCTTCTTTTTCGGCGGCGAGCAGAAAAAGGAACCGCGTAGACTCCCACCTAATGTCAGGATTTACAACAAGTCTAATGGAGCTTCGTTCGATGAG ATGATTGAGAACAACAAGAAGGACGGTGGCATTCTGATCGTCGACTTTTTCGCAGAATG GTGCCGCCCATGCCGTCAATTCAAGGCCACCTTG ACCGATGTTGCTGAGCGCTACCTGCGCGACAATCTGCTGATTCTCCAGGTGGACATCGAGCAGGAAGAGGACCTGGCTGCGACCCACAAGGTTTCTATGCTGCCTACTATGATCATCTTCAAGGGAGGCGAGCCCGTCAAGCGCATGAGCGGTGCGGCCGGATTCGAGGATATGGTCCAGCTCATTGATGAAGTTAAGAATATGGGGAAAGAGGCCACCGAGGCTGTTTCCGAGCCGGCTAAGCAGCAGAAGACGGAGGAGGTGATTGAGAAGACCGAAACCCAGCAGACTGAGGCTGAGATGCAGTCGATCGAAGAGGTTATTGAGAAGACCGAGACCCAGCAGACGGAGGCGAAGAAGGCGCCCAAGGTGAAGACCGCTAAGGGCCCTAAACCCGGAAAGAAGGGTCAGCACGGCAAGAAGACGAAGAACGTTAAGAAGCAGAACAAATAA